A stretch of the Candidatus Kaelpia imicola genome encodes the following:
- a CDS encoding glycosyltransferase family 4 protein has protein sequence MKILMLHPHDIFHLSEPWTIRIKSIAKEFKREGHEVRIAYFPLNHKSLRNSLFNYSGIDIITLDRRRGLGVFFKNIKRLIKEVEWADIVHFQKCFHYCSIPAVIAAWIKNKPLHYDWDDWETKIYFYGKPASPVIGLYIWMLERALPKFVDSISLSSRRLAQLATDNYGISKKRITAAPVGADSDEFKPENRGEEIRREYRINGPIVLYLGQLHGAQYAELLIHAAKIVIQWHPTTMFFIVGGGYRLEELKKTAREFGLSDRIIFTGSLPHSQMRRYTAAADVCVGCFARNDITMCKSPLKLAEYLASGKAIVASNVGEVRNMVGGVGVLVEPGNHIILAGGISELLSRPDLRAKMGVLARRRALERYNWSWSAENIMSIYRRVLKGYELKRL, from the coding sequence ATGAAGATATTGATGCTGCATCCACATGACATCTTTCATTTAAGTGAGCCTTGGACGATAAGGATAAAATCTATAGCTAAAGAGTTCAAGAGAGAAGGTCATGAAGTAAGAATAGCCTATTTCCCGCTTAACCATAAAAGTCTCAGGAATTCGCTCTTTAACTATAGCGGTATTGATATAATAACCTTGGACAGAAGAAGAGGTCTGGGGGTATTCTTTAAAAATATCAAAAGACTTATAAAAGAGGTTGAATGGGCAGATATCGTCCATTTTCAAAAATGTTTTCACTACTGCTCTATTCCCGCTGTAATAGCAGCTTGGATAAAAAATAAACCTTTACATTATGATTGGGATGACTGGGAGACAAAAATATATTTTTACGGAAAACCGGCCTCTCCAGTTATAGGACTGTATATCTGGATGCTTGAAAGAGCGTTGCCGAAGTTTGTAGACTCTATCTCCCTCTCCAGCAGAAGGCTTGCCCAGCTCGCAACGGATAACTACGGTATATCCAAAAAGAGGATTACAGCTGCTCCTGTAGGTGCGGATTCAGATGAGTTCAAACCTGAGAATAGAGGAGAAGAGATAAGGAGAGAGTATCGCATCAATGGACCCATAGTCTTATACCTTGGTCAATTACACGGCGCCCAATATGCTGAACTGCTGATTCATGCTGCAAAGATTGTTATCCAGTGGCATCCGACAACAATGTTCTTTATTGTCGGAGGGGGCTATAGGTTGGAAGAGCTCAAAAAGACGGCAAGAGAGTTCGGGCTCTCAGATAGGATCATATTTACCGGCTCTCTTCCTCATAGTCAGATGAGGAGATATACAGCAGCAGCCGATGTCTGTGTAGGCTGCTTCGCCAGAAATGATATTACAATGTGTAAGAGTCCTTTAAAACTTGCCGAATATCTCGCATCAGGCAAGGCTATAGTTGCAAGCAATGTGGGTGAGGTTAGAAATATGGTCGGAGGAGTCGGTGTATTAGTAGAACCCGGCAATCATATTATCTTAGCAGGCGGAATAAGCGAACTTCTCTCTAGGCCGGATCTAAGAGCAAAGATGGGTGTCCTGGCAAGAAGAAGAGCGCTTGAAAGATATAACTGGAGCTGGAGCGCAGAGAACATTATGAGCATATACAGAAGAGTTCTTAAGGGTTATGAGCTTAAAAGATTATGA
- the panB gene encoding 3-methyl-2-oxobutanoate hydroxymethyltransferase, which yields MAKLTIPLIKDKKEQREKITMLTAYDYPTARLTERAEIDMVLVGDSLGNVILGYDSTLPVTMDEMLHHTKAVRRGAKNTFLIADMPFMSYQVSNEEALRNGGRFIKESGADAVKLEGAEIAKDRIETLIKAGIPVLGHLGLTPQTAAILGAYKVQGRELSSAKKIYKESLLLDKLGCFAIVLECVPQQLAKIITGALSIPTIGIGAGKDCDGQVLVTYDMLGIGEGEKRKFVREYLNLEDEILEALKSFKSDVLKSSFPSQENSFNIDKNILEKLKKDIEVEKGD from the coding sequence ATGGCTAAATTAACTATACCCCTGATAAAAGATAAGAAAGAGCAAAGAGAGAAGATCACAATGCTTACAGCCTATGATTATCCAACCGCAAGGTTGACAGAGAGAGCGGAGATTGACATGGTTTTAGTAGGAGACTCTCTCGGTAATGTGATATTGGGGTATGATTCAACCCTTCCTGTAACTATGGATGAGATGCTGCATCATACAAAAGCAGTTCGAAGAGGAGCAAAGAATACTTTCCTGATAGCAGATATGCCTTTTATGTCTTATCAGGTCTCAAATGAAGAAGCGCTGCGTAACGGAGGAAGGTTTATTAAAGAATCAGGAGCTGATGCTGTAAAGCTGGAAGGTGCAGAGATAGCGAAAGATAGGATAGAGACACTTATTAAAGCCGGCATACCTGTCCTGGGCCACCTGGGTTTGACTCCTCAAACAGCCGCTATTTTAGGAGCTTATAAGGTTCAAGGCAGAGAGCTCTCTTCGGCAAAGAAGATATATAAAGAGAGTCTGCTTTTGGATAAACTGGGCTGCTTTGCTATTGTCTTAGAATGTGTTCCTCAACAGCTGGCAAAGATAATAACAGGGGCTCTATCAATCCCTACCATAGGTATCGGTGCAGGTAAAGATTGCGATGGTCAGGTTCTGGTAACGTATGATATGCTGGGAATAGGAGAAGGAGAGAAGAGAAAATTCGTAAGAGAGTATCTTAATTTAGAAGATGAGATATTAGAGGCGCTAAAGAGTTTTAAATCGGATGTCTTAAAGAGTTCTTTTCCATCTCAAGAGAACTCATTCAATATAGACAAAAATATTCTGGAAAAACTCAAAAAAGATATAGAGGTAGAGAAGGGTGATTAA
- a CDS encoding glycosyltransferase family 2 protein, whose protein sequence is MEETISVVVVNYNRREYLYNCLKSVSNQSYCNIELIVVDNGSSDGSIEMVEGEFPEVKIVKNRENIFLATPYNQGIRYSIASLILCMNNDVILERDYIKESVPVFKKDRRIGSVAGKLINPITKLIDSTGQILTRARRGCERGYREEDSGNYSEGYIWGVGGAIAFYRREMLEDIEIENEYFDQTYKAYLEDLDLNWRGKKRGWKSYFKPSAVAFHYRGVTGWRERSRFGFLNLNNDLKVQYLKNRYATLIKNETLGDYIKNLPYILLYDSCLLILLISINPLCILYLVKDISWLKSALRRRRTIKERWLN, encoded by the coding sequence ATGGAAGAGACTATCTCAGTTGTAGTGGTAAATTATAACAGGAGAGAGTATCTTTACAACTGTCTTAAATCAGTCTCAAACCAAAGCTATTGCAATATTGAGCTTATAGTTGTAGATAATGGCTCATCTGATGGTTCTATTGAGATGGTCGAAGGAGAATTTCCGGAAGTAAAGATAGTTAAAAATAGAGAGAATATATTTTTGGCAACCCCTTATAATCAGGGCATAAGATATTCTATAGCTTCTCTTATACTCTGTATGAATAATGACGTTATCTTGGAGAGGGATTATATCAAAGAGTCGGTTCCGGTTTTTAAAAAAGATAGACGTATAGGTTCTGTAGCCGGCAAGCTTATAAACCCAATCACAAAGCTTATAGACTCAACGGGTCAGATATTAACACGCGCCAGGCGCGGCTGTGAGAGAGGTTACAGAGAAGAAGATTCCGGTAACTATAGTGAAGGATATATCTGGGGAGTAGGAGGAGCGATTGCTTTTTACAGAAGAGAGATGTTAGAGGATATAGAGATAGAGAATGAATATTTTGATCAAACCTACAAAGCCTATCTGGAAGATCTGGACCTAAATTGGCGAGGGAAGAAAAGAGGTTGGAAATCATATTTTAAACCCAGCGCTGTTGCTTTTCATTATCGGGGAGTAACGGGTTGGAGAGAGAGATCTCGTTTTGGGTTCTTAAACCTTAATAATGATCTAAAAGTACAGTATCTAAAGAATAGATACGCAACATTGATAAAGAATGAGACTCTGGGCGATTATATTAAGAACCTGCCTTACATCCTGCTCTACGATAGCTGCCTTCTGATTCTCTTGATTTCAATTAACCCCTTATGTATACTGTACCTCGTAAAAGATATCTCCTGGCTTAAGAGTGCTCTCAGGAGAAGGAGAACCATAAAAGAGAGATGGCTAAATTAA
- a CDS encoding radical SAM protein produces the protein METAIFPNYLMVQTVAGCNASCYFCPYPYLKGRIKSQKMDFKIFRKIIDECKDYKDLKVVMPYLMNEPLLDREIDKKIVYIKKRLPWSSAHILTNGSLLDEDMSLKLIGSGIDWVGFSLHGITENTIKKTMGLDLERVLDNISNFIKIAQRDRKDIADFIMLTLIKNERLSEKELEDAVSFWKRKGIKRISRYSHPISRAGNVPLLNKVRNERLYGCNSIWADKMIHILSNGDVVLCCMDWKREALLGNIEKDSLYDIWHSKKYNNLRSQIDGETAAEKELICLRCECAQSEPRRENKKITLIIPPPWGVERPPVGLAVIAEVLRASGYRVRVMDLNLKIHNSVDEDDRKYWGMDCSLYFRDKRFIDSLMEKYADLFSEIEDDFKSDDSGIAAFSVPTNSMYLMLKWMIEKIKYNQSRKKIILGGISVTVKEQRDELFEILGNLNLIDAVVLGEGEDTILKLVHKLSGNRSIVDVKNTVIVQDGNFIETEPGKIESLDRIPFPKYEGFLLKEYTKSNSISLELSRGCIGRCSFCSFKILSSSYKRKSPKRVIAELKYYKKELKKEYFSIVDSSINADLKWLERLSELIIKEDLKIKLTALAIPRGDMNMGLLKKMKRAGFYRLEYGVESGSSRILKLMGKTFLAEDAKRALSLTKRANIKNVLYFIVGFPTESNDDFQKTLDFIESNKTNIDYVKSVNPLFLMAGSEIFANPEKFNIRLPNESPDIKWFIEGENDFDLRMERVKRVHRLLRELNISYTTEATALPDEESKVKKKDIALVTTAPWGINNPPLALGYLADYLRKHNYDPAVFDFNIEFYNSIDKELQHLWHVENKNFWRDKEWFDIILKIFDKDIDLAVNRIIESGAEVIGFSVVDPKERLTIEFIKRIKAKDSSKKIILGGPATLTAHSRNIFIDNIAEHIDFFVVGEGEETLLEIMKDGNCKDISGAIRMVNDKPTALKERAVIKDLNSIPYPGYRDFDLSLYPGESLILEWSRGCIGSCAFCINHELIKGYRSRSAEHIFEELRYHTDVNGISNFTICDPLLNGSPQILERLCDKIIESGLKIEWTGEVMPRKDMEISTLKRMREAGCVKLQVGLESGSDKVLKRMRKLYNVKTAEDFLRKASLAGMETELFVMIGFPSEDEIEFQKTADFFRRNKEYINTIKSINTLHLIAGTDLYKNYSKFKIKPLPDDNWHYLWETEDGNSYPLRRERGESLLRLAEELGFKVMETNLEEGKQQRENNVDISRLEVLVNRIQSLPRERRDLSGEVLIPRKRILKLPYLVLIVVLTLAAEVYLWFLRKARRMIIFPGS, from the coding sequence ATGGAGACAGCTATTTTTCCTAATTATCTCATGGTTCAAACAGTTGCAGGCTGTAATGCTAGCTGTTATTTCTGCCCCTACCCCTATCTTAAAGGCAGGATAAAATCTCAAAAGATGGACTTTAAAATCTTCAGAAAAATAATCGATGAGTGTAAAGACTATAAGGATTTGAAAGTGGTGATGCCTTACCTAATGAACGAGCCCCTGCTTGATAGAGAGATAGATAAGAAGATAGTCTATATCAAAAAGAGGTTGCCCTGGAGCTCAGCTCATATCTTAACCAACGGCAGCCTTCTGGATGAAGATATGAGTCTTAAGCTTATTGGGAGCGGTATAGATTGGGTTGGGTTTAGCCTGCACGGAATAACCGAAAATACTATCAAGAAGACTATGGGCTTGGATTTAGAGAGAGTCTTGGATAATATATCGAACTTTATAAAAATTGCCCAGAGAGATAGAAAAGATATAGCCGATTTTATAATGCTCACTCTCATAAAAAATGAGAGATTATCAGAAAAGGAGCTTGAAGATGCAGTCAGTTTTTGGAAGAGAAAAGGCATTAAAAGAATAAGCAGATACTCTCACCCTATATCTAGAGCTGGCAATGTACCTCTGCTGAATAAAGTAAGAAATGAGAGACTGTATGGTTGTAACTCTATCTGGGCCGATAAGATGATCCATATTCTTTCAAATGGAGATGTAGTCCTCTGCTGCATGGATTGGAAGAGAGAGGCTCTGCTGGGTAATATTGAAAAAGATTCTCTCTATGATATCTGGCACTCAAAAAAATATAATAATTTAAGAAGTCAGATAGACGGGGAGACGGCGGCAGAGAAAGAACTGATATGCCTTAGGTGTGAATGCGCCCAGTCAGAACCCAGGAGAGAGAATAAGAAGATAACCTTGATCATTCCTCCACCCTGGGGTGTTGAGAGGCCCCCTGTTGGTTTAGCTGTAATAGCCGAGGTATTAAGAGCATCTGGTTATAGGGTAAGAGTCATGGACTTAAATCTTAAGATTCATAACTCTGTAGATGAGGATGATAGAAAGTATTGGGGGATGGACTGCTCCCTTTACTTTAGAGATAAAAGATTCATCGACTCTCTAATGGAGAAGTATGCTGATCTCTTCTCTGAAATAGAGGATGATTTTAAGAGCGACGATTCAGGTATAGCTGCATTCTCGGTACCTACAAATTCAATGTATCTAATGCTGAAGTGGATGATTGAGAAGATAAAATATAACCAATCTCGGAAGAAAATTATACTAGGGGGGATTTCGGTTACAGTAAAAGAGCAGAGAGACGAGCTTTTTGAGATTCTAGGCAATCTTAACTTGATAGATGCGGTAGTTCTTGGAGAAGGCGAAGATACCATTTTAAAGCTTGTTCATAAGTTATCCGGCAACAGGTCTATAGTCGATGTCAAAAACACCGTTATAGTTCAAGACGGCAATTTTATAGAGACAGAACCCGGAAAGATAGAGAGCTTAGACAGAATCCCTTTTCCTAAATATGAAGGGTTTTTGCTTAAAGAGTATACAAAGAGTAACAGCATCTCTTTAGAGCTCTCCCGGGGCTGCATAGGCAGATGTAGTTTCTGCAGCTTTAAGATCTTAAGCTCTTCTTACAAAAGAAAATCTCCTAAAAGAGTAATAGCTGAGCTTAAGTATTATAAAAAAGAGTTAAAAAAAGAGTATTTCTCTATCGTGGACTCATCGATAAATGCTGATTTAAAATGGCTGGAAAGATTATCTGAACTGATAATAAAAGAGGATCTTAAGATAAAGCTTACAGCCCTTGCAATACCGCGGGGAGATATGAACATGGGGCTGCTTAAAAAGATGAAGAGGGCAGGTTTCTATAGATTAGAGTATGGAGTAGAGAGCGGCTCCAGCAGAATACTTAAGCTTATGGGTAAGACGTTCTTGGCAGAAGACGCAAAAAGGGCTCTCTCTTTGACGAAGAGAGCAAATATAAAAAACGTACTCTACTTTATTGTCGGGTTTCCAACCGAGAGCAATGATGATTTTCAGAAGACACTTGATTTTATAGAATCGAATAAGACGAACATAGATTATGTTAAATCTGTAAATCCTCTCTTCCTGATGGCCGGCTCAGAGATATTTGCAAACCCTGAAAAGTTTAATATCAGACTGCCTAACGAAAGTCCTGATATCAAATGGTTCATAGAAGGGGAGAATGATTTTGATCTTAGAATGGAGCGGGTTAAAAGAGTACATAGGCTTTTAAGAGAGTTAAACATCTCTTATACCACTGAAGCAACGGCTTTACCGGATGAAGAGAGTAAGGTCAAGAAGAAGGATATAGCTCTTGTTACAACAGCTCCCTGGGGCATCAATAATCCGCCTCTGGCGCTTGGATATCTGGCAGACTATCTTAGAAAACATAACTATGACCCCGCTGTATTTGATTTTAATATTGAATTTTACAACTCTATAGATAAAGAGTTGCAGCATCTCTGGCATGTTGAGAACAAGAACTTCTGGAGAGACAAAGAATGGTTTGATATTATCCTGAAGATCTTTGACAAAGATATAGATTTGGCCGTAAACAGAATAATAGAGAGCGGTGCTGAAGTCATAGGGTTCTCTGTGGTAGATCCTAAAGAACGGCTGACAATAGAATTTATAAAGAGAATAAAGGCAAAGGATAGCTCAAAAAAGATCATCTTGGGCGGCCCTGCTACATTGACGGCACATTCAAGAAATATTTTTATAGATAACATCGCAGAGCATATAGATTTTTTTGTCGTTGGGGAAGGAGAGGAGACGCTCCTTGAGATAATGAAAGACGGGAATTGCAAGGATATTTCTGGAGCAATAAGGATGGTTAATGATAAACCAACTGCATTAAAAGAGAGAGCGGTAATAAAAGATTTAAATAGTATACCATACCCCGGCTATAGAGATTTTGATCTGAGTCTCTATCCGGGTGAGTCTCTTATTCTGGAGTGGTCCCGGGGCTGTATAGGAAGTTGTGCTTTCTGTATTAATCATGAGCTTATAAAAGGCTACCGTTCACGTTCTGCAGAGCATATCTTTGAAGAGTTAAGATATCACACGGATGTTAACGGTATAAGTAACTTTACTATCTGCGATCCGCTCTTAAATGGAAGCCCTCAAATTTTAGAGCGGCTTTGCGATAAGATCATAGAGAGTGGACTTAAAATAGAGTGGACAGGTGAGGTTATGCCTAGAAAGGATATGGAAATATCTACTCTTAAAAGGATGAGAGAGGCGGGGTGTGTTAAGCTTCAGGTTGGACTGGAGAGCGGTTCTGATAAAGTCTTAAAGAGGATGCGTAAGTTATACAACGTTAAGACAGCTGAAGATTTCTTGAGAAAAGCATCTCTTGCAGGTATGGAGACAGAACTTTTTGTCATGATAGGTTTTCCATCTGAAGATGAGATTGAATTTCAGAAAACAGCAGATTTCTTTAGACGTAACAAAGAGTATATTAACACTATCAAATCGATAAATACTCTTCACCTTATAGCAGGTACGGATCTATATAAAAATTACTCTAAATTTAAAATAAAGCCTTTACCCGACGACAACTGGCACTATCTCTGGGAGACCGAAGACGGCAACAGTTATCCTTTAAGGAGAGAGAGGGGTGAGTCTCTTCTAAGGTTGGCAGAAGAGCTGGGTTTTAAAGTTATGGAGACAAACCTAGAGGAGGGTAAGCAGCAGAGAGAGAATAATGTCGATATCTCTAGGCTAGAGGTTCTTGTAAACAGAATTCAGTCTCTTCCTCGGGAGAGAAGAGATTTATCAGGTGAGGTTTTAATTCCAAGAAAGCGAATCTTAAAACTGCCTTACCTGGTTTTGATAGTTGTTCTAACTTTGGCAGCAGAGGTATATCTTTGGTTCTTGAGAAAAGCAAGGAGAATGATAATCTTTCCCGGAAGTTAA
- a CDS encoding radical SAM protein: MNKKVVLMNSVGKDDIGRFIIHSPSRWSEGVERLSSWFCYYPWELAYATALLKKKTSYKIKLIDPCLGRWDKEETLSNILEEEPDWLIVESATRTISENLWVGKNIKRITQTKIVFVGQHATAFPQDLISRGVDYAAIGEYEETLLELLVTEDSSIAGLYPNQRRPLVDITKLPWPEDRDLKRIEYGSPGEPSSEYLEIQAYASRGCYRDCPFCVARNVYYNQSKQRFRKVADIISEIEYLKNSYPRLEGIFFDEESHNSSKDFIRELTSAIISSGLNSLKYEAMCDLRFLDRESMDCMKRAGYYKVRFGIETASEELALSIAKPISVDKTLSTLSYAKEIGLKTYTTFMFGLPGSNVKRDGQTIDFISRIIKQDLVDNIQISLATPQPGTPFYNWAKERDFITDNDPHSFDGGGPAILNYPDYGKEEIEELLKMAVIKRDHLFFMNNLRKHPFGFIVKRYKRYGLKLLIEKLLRRIKTELLYLKLSKRR; the protein is encoded by the coding sequence ATGAATAAAAAGGTAGTTCTTATGAACTCTGTAGGTAAGGATGATATCGGACGCTTTATCATACACTCTCCTTCCAGGTGGTCTGAGGGTGTGGAGAGACTATCATCCTGGTTCTGTTATTATCCATGGGAGCTTGCTTATGCAACTGCCTTACTTAAGAAGAAGACCTCCTATAAAATCAAGCTCATAGATCCCTGCCTCGGGAGGTGGGATAAAGAAGAGACTCTGAGCAATATCTTAGAAGAAGAGCCGGACTGGTTGATAGTAGAGAGTGCTACGCGGACAATATCTGAGAATCTCTGGGTCGGAAAGAACATAAAGAGAATAACTCAGACTAAGATAGTATTCGTTGGCCAACATGCTACTGCTTTTCCTCAAGACCTTATCTCCAGAGGTGTAGATTATGCGGCTATCGGAGAGTATGAAGAGACATTACTTGAGTTGTTGGTAACCGAAGATAGTTCTATAGCCGGACTCTATCCAAATCAACGCAGGCCGTTAGTAGATATAACAAAATTACCCTGGCCGGAAGATAGAGATCTAAAGAGAATCGAATATGGCAGCCCTGGCGAACCAAGTTCAGAATATCTTGAGATTCAGGCCTATGCCAGCCGCGGCTGCTACAGAGACTGTCCTTTCTGTGTCGCAAGAAACGTATATTACAACCAATCTAAGCAGAGATTTCGTAAGGTAGCTGATATTATATCTGAAATAGAGTATCTAAAAAACAGCTATCCCCGGCTTGAGGGTATTTTTTTTGATGAAGAGTCTCATAACTCAAGCAAAGATTTTATCAGGGAATTAACATCAGCAATTATAAGTTCAGGATTGAATAGTTTAAAATACGAAGCTATGTGCGACCTGAGATTCCTGGATAGAGAGAGCATGGATTGTATGAAAAGAGCAGGATATTACAAGGTTCGTTTCGGAATAGAGACGGCTTCTGAAGAGTTGGCCTTATCAATAGCCAAGCCTATCTCAGTTGATAAAACTCTCTCCACTTTAAGTTATGCTAAAGAGATAGGGCTAAAGACCTATACTACTTTTATGTTTGGTTTACCTGGTTCAAACGTTAAAAGGGATGGTCAGACAATAGATTTCATCTCCCGTATCATAAAACAGGATTTAGTAGATAACATACAGATATCTCTGGCTACACCTCAACCGGGTACCCCTTTCTATAATTGGGCAAAAGAGAGAGACTTTATTACAGATAACGATCCTCACTCTTTTGACGGAGGAGGACCAGCTATTTTAAACTATCCCGATTATGGAAAAGAAGAGATAGAAGAATTATTGAAAATGGCTGTTATAAAAAGAGACCACCTCTTCTTTATGAATAATCTCAGAAAGCATCCCTTTGGTTTTATAGTTAAACGTTACAAGCGTTACGGTTTGAAGTTGTTGATAGAGAAACTGTTAAGGCGTATTAAAACAGAGCTGCTTTACTTAAAGCTCTCCAAGAGAAGGTAA
- a CDS encoding YihY/virulence factor BrkB family protein, translated as MIKKIKKVSKVFFLFLKSIVYNFNQDKCKLHAAALSFITILTLIPFLALIFAISKGLGIQNYFQDIVIHKIALGKQDIFLKILQYIENTNLKNLGTAGIIVLLLAMIRLLGSIEEVFNAVWNVESARRITRKISDYLTIVVLCPIFVFMTFTFTASLSSNALVQSLLQNDLLNNAYLYFIRFLPFVSIWVALSIFYMFMPNIKVNLTSGVISGVIAGTIWQIFQWAYIQFQIGIIKYNAIYGTFASVPIFIVWIYFSWVVILYGAELGFVFQNRKNLEGISRKDDDSLLEFNELYNFLKLIVKRFQDGKFPLDYELILSEFNLQKSKIVRLINYLQQHKILKRKENELYFIKNPCNVKLTEVFLPQEIHSDNEKAAQIMQGILKREELQNHTLTDII; from the coding sequence GTGATTAAAAAAATAAAGAAGGTTTCAAAGGTTTTCTTTCTCTTTCTGAAGAGTATAGTCTATAATTTTAACCAGGATAAATGCAAATTGCATGCAGCAGCACTCTCTTTTATTACCATTCTTACATTGATACCCTTTTTAGCCTTAATATTTGCGATATCAAAGGGGCTGGGTATTCAGAATTACTTCCAAGATATTGTCATTCATAAGATTGCACTGGGAAAACAGGATATCTTCCTCAAAATTCTGCAATATATAGAGAATACCAATCTTAAGAATCTCGGGACCGCAGGCATCATTGTCTTGCTTCTTGCTATGATAAGGCTCTTAGGTTCAATAGAAGAGGTGTTTAACGCTGTATGGAATGTAGAGTCGGCTCGCAGAATAACAAGAAAGATATCTGACTATCTAACAATCGTAGTACTCTGTCCGATATTCGTATTTATGACTTTTACATTTACAGCAAGCTTGAGCTCCAATGCTCTTGTTCAGAGCCTGCTTCAGAATGACCTATTAAACAACGCCTACTTGTATTTTATTAGATTCCTGCCTTTTGTAAGCATCTGGGTTGCACTATCAATATTCTATATGTTTATGCCGAATATTAAAGTAAACCTGACATCGGGAGTGATCTCTGGAGTAATAGCAGGTACAATATGGCAGATATTCCAATGGGCCTATATTCAGTTTCAAATAGGGATTATCAAATATAATGCAATCTATGGGACCTTTGCCAGTGTTCCCATATTCATTGTCTGGATATATTTTAGCTGGGTAGTAATACTCTACGGGGCAGAGCTGGGTTTTGTATTTCAGAACCGGAAGAACCTTGAAGGTATTTCCAGAAAGGACGATGATTCATTGCTTGAGTTCAACGAGCTCTATAATTTCCTTAAACTTATTGTCAAAAGGTTTCAAGACGGAAAGTTCCCTCTTGATTACGAACTCATTCTTTCAGAGTTTAATCTTCAAAAGAGTAAGATAGTAAGGCTGATAAATTACCTCCAGCAGCATAAGATACTGAAAAGAAAAGAGAATGAGCTCTATTTTATAAAAAACCCCTGCAATGTAAAACTGACCGAGGTATTTCTGCCTCAAGAGATTCATTCAGACAACGAAAAAGCTGCTCAGATAATGCAGGGTATCTTAAAGAGAGAAGAGCTCCAAAACCATACTCTTACGGATATTATCTAA
- a CDS encoding glycosyltransferase family 4 protein, which produces MSLKDYELVFITREPPELSGAKYRAYNFTKILKESGYRAEVISYSADLGAYSGILEQYLSIADKIGYNLKAYLKFRQYKNPVFIIQRFNYHSLAPLLFCLKNRIKFVYDIDDWEFRENIDYFKGLFPRSKAEFLFRKTAKRAALCISGSHYLQNYIITITPKSYYLAPGIDTELFKPEMEKAALAKTLAWVGTMFREEDYINLKYLFKIMKNLPHLTLEVVGDGHYKNKIAAESKRLELKNIVFRGWMESSRIPEYLENISLGLFPLKVKNRFTEAKFPVKVLEFMSKGIPTVATSFGEVKNIIKDGENGLLAEDENDFKDKIEMVLEDSRLYSRISKSARESVIANYSDRRQTQKLISILDREL; this is translated from the coding sequence ATGAGCTTAAAAGATTATGAGCTGGTATTTATAACAAGAGAACCCCCTGAGCTTTCCGGAGCAAAGTACAGAGCTTATAATTTCACAAAGATATTAAAAGAGAGCGGGTATAGAGCCGAGGTTATATCCTACTCTGCAGACCTTGGAGCTTATTCGGGTATCTTAGAGCAGTATCTCTCAATAGCTGATAAGATAGGCTATAATTTAAAAGCCTATCTTAAGTTCAGGCAATACAAGAATCCTGTTTTTATAATTCAGCGCTTTAATTATCACTCTCTGGCTCCGCTATTGTTCTGTCTTAAAAACAGGATAAAATTCGTATATGATATAGATGATTGGGAGTTTAGGGAGAATATCGATTATTTTAAAGGTCTATTTCCAAGATCAAAAGCAGAGTTTCTGTTCAGAAAGACAGCAAAGAGAGCGGCTCTCTGTATAAGCGGAAGCCATTATCTGCAAAACTATATAATTACCATTACACCAAAAAGCTATTACCTTGCTCCGGGAATAGATACTGAATTATTTAAACCTGAAATGGAGAAGGCTGCTTTAGCCAAAACTTTAGCCTGGGTGGGAACAATGTTCAGAGAGGAGGATTACATCAATTTAAAGTATCTCTTCAAGATAATGAAAAATTTACCTCATCTTACACTTGAGGTAGTAGGAGACGGTCATTATAAGAATAAGATTGCAGCAGAGTCCAAGAGACTAGAGCTTAAAAATATCGTCTTTAGAGGCTGGATGGAGAGTTCCAGAATCCCTGAGTATCTCGAAAATATAAGCTTGGGATTATTTCCTCTTAAGGTGAAGAACAGATTTACAGAGGCTAAGTTTCCGGTAAAAGTACTGGAGTTTATGAGTAAAGGTATACCTACTGTTGCAACATCATTTGGTGAGGTTAAAAATATAATCAAAGATGGAGAGAACGGCTTACTTGCTGAAGATGAGAATGATTTTAAAGATAAGATAGAGATGGTATTAGAAGATAGCAGGTTATATTCCCGGATCTCAAAATCGGCTAGGGAGAGTGTGATAGCAAACTATTCTGACCGCAGGCAGACTCAGAAGCTGATATCAATATTGGATAGAGAGCTATGA